A stretch of the Acyrthosiphon pisum isolate AL4f chromosome A2, pea_aphid_22Mar2018_4r6ur, whole genome shotgun sequence genome encodes the following:
- the LOC100168004 gene encoding uncharacterized protein LOC100168004, producing the protein MADVVADVIETVTTPEKKVADSPVKDKKVPDSPAKKVESPVKEKAAENGSAKAEEEDDEVKENGASEEEEDDDVVEKEQNGDTKDDEEETDSCQKGVKRKSGASEAAVEPEDSEKKAKLEEAEEDPATAEPQFVEA; encoded by the exons ATGGCCGACGTTGTAGCTGATGTTAT tgAAACTGTCACCACCCCAGAAAAGAAAGTAGCTGACTCACCAGTGAAAGATAAGAAGGTGCCAGATTCTCCAGCCAAGAAAGTTGAGTCCCCAGTGAAAGAAAAGGCTGCTGAAAATGGATCTGCAAAAGCTGAAGAGGAAGACGATGAAGTTAAAGAAAATGGTGCTTCAGAAGAAGAGGAAGATGATGATGTAGTAGAAAAAGAACAGAATGGTGATACCAAAG acgATGAAGAAGAAACAGACAGTTGTCAAAAAGGTGTTAAGAGGAAATCTGGTGCTTCAGAAGCAGCTGTTGAACCTGAAGACAGCGAGAAGAAGGCTAAGTTAGAAGAAGCCGAAGAAGATCCAGCTACTGCGGAGCCCCAATTTGTCGAAGCGTAA